In Aspergillus nidulans FGSC A4 chromosome II, the genomic stretch TGAGTAACAACTTGAATTCAATTCACCCGCCATACCTACCTAGTTTTCATGGCTATAATGAGGAACCCAACGGCAGAAATTTCATGAAGACCCCTTCACTCAGTACAACTGAGTTGAGTCAGCGCGGTGCTTCTGGCAAATCAGCGAAACCTCAAGTACGTCTGCACGTCGTGGATGAGCGTTTCATTGAGGGTGAAGGCCTGTGTTATATATACGCTGACGGCTCTCACTGCCCCAAAATCATTGATGGCATGCCAGTTAACGCCAACTGGGGGGTCACGAAAGCTGGCAAGCCTCGAAAAAGATTAGCGCAAGCCTGTCTTACATGCCgagaaaagaagataaaGTGTCATCCAAACCTGCCGAAGTGCGACCAATGCCAGAAGTCTGGGAGGGAATGCAGATTTGAGAGTGCGTAAGTATATGGACAACAGAGTGCCACGAACCTGAATTGCTGATGACGTTCAGACCGCGTGGACACCGCGCAGCATCGAAGGCGTCGCAATTCACGAGGAAATATGATATAAGACATAATACTGCAACGGAGGACTCTAACAATGCAGGTACCTCCAGTTCACTATATTCTGTTGCGAGGGCTTCAGAGAGCTCTACCTCCCTCCCTGGAACAAACTCACAGTCTCCCCTATCTGATGACTCCATGCTTACGCCTTCTGCTGTGGATAGCAACCATAACAACATTAGCGATCCCGACCCGGCAATATGCGACAAGGCCGCAGCACCTTCCCGGTGAACGTGAGCGTATGCCGCGGCATTCAACAGGCAGCGCTGCCAGCTCACCATCCGCGGACTACGCGGAGATCTTGACGGAGATCAAGGACTTGGATGAACACGACCCACTGGCGACTGACTGGAGAACAGACCCTTACGCGGTCGATCCGGAATCTGCAACTCATTTCACCGAATTGTACTTCACATACGTGAATGACCGCTTATACTATTTGTTTCCGCGAAGAAGGTTTCTCCTTTGGCTCAAATCATGCCATACGAAGTCTCTCGCCGATAATATGCTTCTTTACTGCATCATGGCACTGGGATCTGTCTTCTCAGACCGCCCTGGTAAGATCACAGCTATGAGGAGATACTCCCGCATTGCAACATACGCCCTCGAGCACAGCCAGCACAGTCTATCCTTACAGCTTGCACAGAGCCGCATTATAATTAGCCTTTGGTACTACGCAATTGGCGCACTCGTGAAATCTTGGGATGCTGCCGGCGCCGCGGTGCGAACGGTATGCGGCCTGCGTTACAATGTCGAAATGGGGGGAGTTATTGTAGAGCAAAGCCAGCCTTGCGAGTATGGCCTACATCCACAAGCTCTGATAGAATGTCGTCGGCGAACCTTCTGGATCGCTTTTCTGACTGATGTGAGTTACATATCAATCGCCCTCTCCCCGCTTTTACCCCTTCTGAGCTCAGTTGTCTCTAATTTCCGTTACACAGCGCCTGTCGTGCTTCTATGCCCCTTCAACgaccttcatctcctcccaAACAGCCTTCCTACGTCTCCCTTGCCGCGAAGAGATTTACGAAGCCCAGGAATATACCACAGTTCCCTTCTTCCAAAATTTCCTTAATCAAGTCCCCTCCGAATCGGACGAACTCTCCAACCTAAGCGTCTTGGCACTCCTCATAGACGTGATATCACATGATGGGGCGATGTCTCTGACCACGTTTTCCGCCTATCTCTCATCCCGGCAGATTCATACAACAAACTCTTCGAGGATTTCTATACCGCCATAGTCCGCCGATCAGACCAGTGGCTCTCAAGGCTTCCAAACCACCTAACATTTACGGCTGTAAACCTCGAACGCAGCATCCAAGCACGAAACACTGACCATTTCATCTCAATTCACCTTTTGTATCATGCCGCCCTTTTAAAACTCAACCGTTACGCACGCGCACAGCTCCTTAGACCTGGAATGGCAAAACAGTACGTTCACACAGCCCGCAACCATGCTGCAGAGATACTCCGCACCGCACTCGCGCTTGAACGCTACGCCTCCGATCACAACGTCTCTCCAATGACAGCTGACCCGACCCCAAGGTCCGAAACACTACTGCTGGATCCCTTCCTTGGCTACATAATCCTCTCCGCAGTAGACGTTCTCAGCGCCGGTGGTCTAGTTATCGACTTGCCTGAGTGCATCAACCTTATCCGCGGGGGACTTGACGTTGTCCGTGACCTCAGCAGCTTCTGGAACAGTACGAAGCCGCTGGTGTCGGCTACGGAATCACGCTTAGAGGCGCTGATTGAGGCGCACCGCTCTGTTTCTACGAGCCGCACCACACTTGAAGGGAGAGTGGCTTTCTTGTTCGATGGCCCCTCGCTGGACAGTCAAATCCAGAATGGCGTGCAGAAGCAGGATTCGTCCGTGAATGAGGACCTACTATATGGCGGTCTGCCAAGGGAGCAGCTATTCCTTGCGTTTGGGGTGATGGATGTGTCGTGTTCGTTGAGGAATGTGGTTTGGGTTCGAGCGAGGCGTGAGTGAGTGGGGGTCCATTGGTCTTATATGGACACTGTACGAATATGGGTTAATGCTAGCATGTGCGATATACGGTTCACGAGATTGCGGCCTTGTGCTGCATATAAATATTATGTTCTCGAGGCTCGCCCCGGCCCATCATgcccccttttttttttttttgctcaGCTAATATAAATTTCGATCGAGCTGGCTGTATATGATGTGATATCAAAATCAAGCACAAGTAGCAACTTGGGGCACGGCTTCAGAGACCATGATTCAACATTATCTAAATTCTGCGCGGACACTACCTATTATTTGATATTGAATTGCTAGGCATCCCATGGAAACCTACTTGCCATTCACCCACTCTCGGCACCTGCTCT encodes the following:
- a CDS encoding uncharacterized protein (transcript_id=CADANIAT00004219); the protein is MSSAYYIGPFGRMLPIADGPAEQEPDRPANLSVPGSHPYQLPPPRTSAPLQFGTDPFLRPRNRADRLDEREEPSVYSSSHGYQQTNEQLPSVSQLLTPTAQLSRSPSPYNPSAFGIYLAPHEPGESPQRYNETTAPPTQARSSIYERSRAFPDVATSPQSKNLPPISHISTHAPGRNTPTYLSNNLNSIHPPYLPSFHGYNEEPNGRNFMKTPSLSTTELSQRGASGKSAKPQVRLHVVDERFIEGEGLCYIYADGSHCPKIIDGMPVNANWGVTKAGKPRKRLAQACLTCREKKIKCHPNLPKCDQCQKSGRECRFESALPYLMTPCLRLLLWIATITTLAIPTRQYATRPQHLPGERERMPRHSTGSAASSPSADYAEILTEIKDLDEHDPLATDWRTDPYAVDPESATHFTELYFTYVNDRLYYLFPRRRFLLWLKSCHTKSLADNMLLYCIMALGSVFSDRPGKITAMRRYSRIATYALEHSQHSLSLQLAQSRIIISLWYYAIGALVKSWDAAGAAVRTVCGLRYNVEMGGVIVEQSQPCEYGLHPQALIECRRRTFWIAFLTDRLSCFYAPSTTFISSQTAFLRLPCREEIYEAQEYTTVPFFQNFLNQVPSESDELSNLSVLALLIDVISHDGAIIQARNTDHFISIHLLYHAALLKLNRYARAQLLRPGMAKQYVHTARNHAAEILRTALALERYASDHNVSPMTADPTPRSETLLLDPFLGYIILSAVDVLSAGGLVIDLPECINLIRGGLDVVRDLSSFWNSTKPLVSATESRLEALIEAHRSVSTSRTTLEGRVAFLFDGPSLDSQIQNGVQKQDSSVNEDLLYGGLPREQLFLAFGVMDVSCSLRNVVWVRARRE